One Mucilaginibacter ginkgonis genomic region harbors:
- a CDS encoding oxidoreductase, which yields MFSVKDKVVVVTGGNGLLGQQIVMSLRAEGATVISADIHFNKITENDVVVDITNKDTIEECIASIYSKYGRLDGWVNNAYPRTQDWGNKLEDIAFESWRSNVDMHLNGYFLCCQLVLKAMKQQGFGSLINMSSIYGLVGPDFSVYEGTEMTMPAAYAAIKGGLTNLTRYLASYYGPAQVRVNTVSPGGIFNNQPTEFVAKYESKVPMKRMGSPKDIVAAVHYLLSDEASYVTGHNLIVDGGWSVI from the coding sequence ATGTTTTCTGTAAAAGACAAAGTTGTAGTTGTTACCGGGGGTAACGGGCTTCTGGGTCAGCAAATAGTTATGAGCTTGAGAGCAGAGGGCGCTACAGTAATCAGTGCCGATATACATTTCAATAAAATAACGGAAAACGATGTAGTTGTTGATATTACTAATAAAGACACTATCGAAGAATGCATTGCTTCAATTTATTCAAAGTATGGCAGGCTTGATGGCTGGGTAAATAACGCTTATCCCAGAACTCAAGATTGGGGTAATAAATTGGAGGATATTGCTTTTGAATCATGGAGAAGTAATGTGGATATGCACTTGAATGGTTATTTTTTGTGCTGCCAGTTGGTGCTGAAAGCAATGAAACAACAAGGCTTTGGTTCCCTTATCAATATGTCATCAATTTATGGACTGGTTGGTCCGGACTTTTCGGTTTATGAGGGTACAGAAATGACAATGCCCGCTGCATATGCGGCAATAAAAGGTGGATTGACTAATTTAACAAGATATCTGGCCTCATATTACGGTCCTGCTCAGGTACGGGTGAATACAGTGTCTCCGGGAGGGATTTTTAACAACCAACCAACAGAATTTGTGGCAAAGTATGAATCTAAAGTGCCGATGAAACGAATGGGAAGCCCAAAAGATATTGTGGCGGCAGTGCATTACCTATTGTCTGATGAGGCGTCATATGTTACGGGCCATAACTTGATAGTTGATGGTGGGTGGAGCGTAATTTAA